One window from the genome of Sesamum indicum cultivar Zhongzhi No. 13 linkage group LG15, S_indicum_v1.0, whole genome shotgun sequence encodes:
- the LOC105177551 gene encoding vegetative cell wall protein gp1-like: protein MSWFLTLIFICFTFSSNYLSEAKHQKKLPSAVVVGTVYCDTCFHQDFPKASHFISGASVALECNDTSSRPSFRQEVKTNKNGEFRIHLPFSVSKHARKIRGCSVRLLSSNEPFCAVAATATSSSLNLKSRKRGTHIFSAGFFTFKPLKQPLICDQKPSTENFKKLSSPQKLSPIDNPDDPAFPPPLRDPPSAPPALGLPLPPLPQLPLLPPLPGIPLLPPVPKKENAAKASQLLDKKVNQPTTFLLPPNPFNPPSIFPPNPLQPPSSLLPPLPFLPPPFTIPPVLPSPPSVFPPVLPSPPAFNLPPVPGLDPSPPSPAPPTSPVPLPPFPIEPTPGFPGEPPADVSAQPKTSSP from the exons ATGTCTTGGTTTTTGACACTAATCTTCATCTGTTTCACATTTAGTAGTAACTACTTGTCAGAAGCCAAGCATCAGAAGAAACTTCCATCTGCAGTTGTTGTTGGCACTGTGTACTGTGACACATGCTTCCACCAGGATTTCCCCAAGGCCAGTCATTTCATTTCAG GTGCATCTGTTGCATTGGAATGCAATGACACAAGTTCAAGGCCGAGTTTTCGGCAGGAAGTGAAAACGAACAAGAATGGAGAATTCAGAATCCATCTCCCTTTCTCTGTGAGCAAACACGCCAGGAAGATTAGGGGCTGTTCTGTCAGGTTACTCAGCAGCAACGAGCCGTTTTGTGCTGTTGCTGCAACGGCAACTTCATCTTCGTTAAACCTCAAATCAAGAAAGAGAGGGACACACATTTTCTCAGCTGGTTTTTTCACATTTAAGCCCTTGAAGCAGCCTCTAATTTGTGATCAGAAACCAAGTAcagaaaatttcaagaaactgaGTTCTCCTCAGAAACTATCTCCTATCGATAATCCTGATGATCCCGCATTTCCCCCACCGCTTCGAGATCCACCATCTGCTCCTCCAGCATTAGGCCTCCCCCTCCCACCACTGCCACAGCTTCCACTGCTGCCACCACTCCCTGGAATTCCATTGTTACCGCCAGTGCCTAAGAAGGAAAATGCTGCAAAAGCATCACAACTATTGGACAAGAAGGTAAATCAGCCAACGACATTCCTGTTGCCACCAAATCCATTCAATCCACCCAGTATATTTCCTCCCAACCCTTTACAGCCACCATCATCTTTACTTCCTCCACTCCCTTTTCTGCCACCGCCTTTCACTATTCCTCCTGTACTCCCTTCCCCACCTTCAGTTTTCCCTCCAGTTCTCCCTTCACCGCCGGCCTTCAACTTGCCGCCAGTTCCTGGTTTGGATCCATCTCCACCATCACCAGCTCCGCCGACTTCTCCTGTGCCTCTCCCTCCGTTTCCCATCGAGCCAACACCTGGCTTTCCAGGAGAGCCGCCTGCTGATGTTTCTGCTCAACCAAAAACAAGCTCCCCCTGA